Sequence from the Serinus canaria isolate serCan28SL12 chromosome 24, serCan2020, whole genome shotgun sequence genome:
GGGGGTCGGTCCGCGCTCGGCGGGGCTCGGAGGCGGCTGGCGCCGAGATCCCCTCCGGCACCCACCTCTCTCCTCGTCCTCCGGCTCGGGCCGGAgcgcgggcggcgcggggggcgcggggagCAGGCCGAGCCCGCGGGCCGTGCCCCGGCCAGGCCGCTCGGGCCAGCGCAGCCCGGGGCAGCGGGAGGCCGagcggcgcggcgcggccccATGCCACGGGCAGCCCGGGCCGGGACCGCCGCCCGCCGGGCCGAGCCCGCGGAGCCCGCGCTCCGCCCCCGCCATGGAGCCGTCCCACAGTGCCGGCAGCGCCGGATGGGGCGGGAACATCCGGcaccggcggcggcgggagcgggtACGGCCCGGGGAGCCCGGGGCAGCCGCGCGGAGTGCAGAGCCCGCGCTTGGGTGGGCGTCCTTGGGGTGCTGGGCACCGGCACCTCGTGGGGCGGGGAGGGTcccctgctgcacacagggacTCCGTAGGGTGCCGGCACTCGTCCCTGTAAGGTGTAGGGGGCTCCTGGGGCACAGAGCCTGTCGCACAGGGTGCTGGGAAGCTCTGCGGAGTTGGGGACAGGGACCGTGGAGGAGGGAGAGTCCCCTGCTGGAGACAGGGACCCCGCAGGGTTTGGGGGCTGTGTCGCCCTCCCGTAGGATGCTGAATCCTGGGACACCAAAGGGGAAGGAGGTGTCCCCAGGATGATGGAGATGCAGGGATCCCATGGAGTTttggggggtccctggggtgtTGTGGAACAGGGACCCCATAGGGCAGTGAGGGttcccagctgcacagagggATCGTACATGGTGCCAGCACTGGTCCCCATAAGGTTTTGGGTGTCTCTGAGGAATGGAGACTGTCCTATAGTGGACATGGTGGGGTCCCTGGGGAGTTGGATGACAGGGACCCTCTAGAGCAGAAAGGGTCCCCTGCTGCAGTCAGGGCCCTCACAGGCTctgagaggggagggaaggggcccTTGGGTGCTAAAGGAACAGGGAAACTGTAGAATTGGGGTGCTGTCCCTCATAAGAGTTTGGGGAGCATTTCAAGTATTCTGGGGCACAAAGACTCCTTCACAGATGGATGAGGATCCACCGGGTGCTGGAGAGTCAGAGACCTCCAACCTGGAAGGTCCCCCACGATGCCAGAACCCCTTCACAGTGGGGTGACAGCCAGGTCCTCAAGCTTCTTTGTTCCCCATCTGGGATCACCTCCTGGGGAGGttcatggcagggctgggcacagaatTCCAGGCTGTAGCTGTTACATGCTTCCCATCATCCTACTCTCTTTTCCAGCCATCCCACTGAGCTTTTGGGGACCCTTTCCTGCGCCAGAACTGCCACCTTTTCAGTCCATTCCCATATCTTGGAAAAGAATTAACACTAGGAATAGTAATAACACTGTTAGTAGTGCTAATAATACTTTGCTTCCATCCTAAACctcctttattttaaagatgagGTAAAATAAGGCAAAGGCAGCAAAGTTAGTTGATGCAGAGATAAGTCTGGAATAATGGATGTTACCTGTAGTGTTTCTAATGAACCGACAGAACAATTAGGAATCTTTGCAAATGCTTTATTGAGAAAGGTACTGCTGAGACATTGCAAAGAAAACCTCCTCCACACCAAAACTTAAGATGCTTGAAGTGCACCAGAGGGATTTTCCAGATTACGGAGGATGTTGAGGAGCAGAAAGCAGCGGGGCTGTGGCTTTAGTAGGTGGTGTTCCGGCGGGGCATATTGCAGTGGGCCAGGTCCCAGCGCACGCCGAAGCGCAGGGAGTCGCGCTTCTTCGTCGTGGGCACCTCATACGTGTTGGGCACGAGGTGCTTCTGTGCCCGGCGCGGCAGCCCCGACTGCAGCATCTGTGTCCGCATGGCCCAGCGCAAGCCCTGGTGTGAATCCTGCCCAGGAAAGCGGAATCTTTCCCAGTCTTGCCTATATGCATTAAGTCTGGCCACTGGGTCAGTTCTCTTCACTCTCTCAGCCTGTGGAGCAATGTAAGCGGGCACCCTGAGCGATTGCCCACGTGGCAGTCGCCCACGTGGCAGTCGCCCACGCGGCACTGGCACAGAGCGCTCGGATACAGTGTCGCTCCCAAAATCCCCCCGGAGAGAGTAGGGCCTGTCCTCAAGGAACCAGTCATCATCCTCATCATAGTGCAGGAAGTCTTCCAAGGTGCCGCTGGCGGTTTCTGTTTCCCCTTCGGAGATGGTGCCATCCCTATAAGTCCTGGACTGCCTCAGGTTCCATGGATAGGTGTTCATATCTGACTTGATGCTTGGTGACTCATCGGAGACCTCTACCCTTCCATCAGGTCTGTGCCTCAGCACCTTCCTCTTCATCATCAACCTCCTGGTTTCCCTCTGATCCATGGGAAGGGCTGGCTGTGTGCCAGAAGCGATGGATGAGTCAGCATAGGGATCATCCTGGAAACACGATGGCACGTGGCTGCAtctctgccaggagctctgtgggctcagatcagctgccagctgctcctcGCGCTCTGCTCTTAGCACCTTCTCCATGGTTCCCACCAAACTGGGTGgattctgcagaaaaagaaaccaggatTAATTTTTTGCAGAACATTCAGGTTGGCTAAAGATGTCAAAGGGGTTCTGATGCTCGATGCTCGAGTTTTTGGGTTCGGGGGTATTGATTTAGGTTGGGGGTGTTCTCAGTGCACTGTTAaacctcctgctgccagcagaaggCTCTTCCCTACAGTAATACAAACACAATCCCTAAATTTCTTCTAGAAAACTACACTAAAATTAATTAGGTGATAAATTAAGTACTCATGGAAAAACAGAGGGCAGGTTCCGTGCACTGGGTGAGAGATTAATGGTCTTTGCTTGTACCTCTGCTTCTAAACCCACAATATTTAGTTATAATTTAATCAAGAGACATCCAAGAGGTTGTTTTACTTccagaggagggaagggctcAGTGCAGTGTGTTTAGATGCTCATTTATGAGTCTGGTGATAGTAAACCTCCAGCCCTGTGACAAAAAGGGATCCAGACACAGATTCCACTCTCAGCACAGGTTTAGGATCTCTTTAAGGCAATTTGAAAAGCCGCAAGTGTTGCTGGTGCCGCTGGGAACAGTGGGAGCAGATGGCGGGGCGGGATGAGTGGCAGCAGTCAGCAGCGGGGATGCAGGTGTGAAAATGACAAGGGCTCCGTGACGGCTCGCCGGGAACGTGCTGCTGCTGACGGAGCAGATCCCATCAgctgggggaagaggagtgTTTGAAGAGcccagaaaaagagatttgagTGAAATGAAGCTGCCCAAGCTATGCACAcaggccctgccctgctttgtGCTCCCCTGGGAACACCAAGGGGCTTAGACAATAAAGACCGACTCTGTTGGTAACAGTTATTTTGCAGAACAAGCCTAGAGAGCTAATAAAAGccacataaaaatgcaaatccaccgttttttttcttttcctgcagacCCCAAGGATCCATCAGCAACAAACTGACACTCCAAGGTAGTGGCTATGGCTGAGGAGAGCACGGCTACTGAccatgagcagctcctgaggagggtgcaggagctggaagtggAGGTGAAGCGGCTGCAGGAGAAGCTCCAGGAGGACAAGGAGggtgctgggaggagagaggctcctccagcctctgggAAAGCCAGGAAACGCCAACAACGGCCCTTTGATTTTGGTGCCCACAGCCGCAGACACGTGGCACTGCGCATTGCCTACCTGGGCTGGGGCTACCAGGGCTTTGCCAGCCAGGAGAACACCCCCAACACCATCGAGGAGAAGCTCTTTGAAGCCCTGAAGAAGACACGGCTGGTGGACGACAGACAGACGTCCAACTACCACCGCTGCGGGCGCACGGACAAGGGCGTCAGTGCCTTTGGGCAGGTCAGCATCTCCATGGGGGTTCCTGTCCCTTTTCCTGGGGGGGATGGAGTTCTGATTACTGCTTGGATTTGTTCTTTAAAAGCTATCAGCTCTTAACCCTGGAAGCAAACCTAGCAATGGATTCCTGCATGTGCAATGATGATTTCAGACCTTTGAAGCCTTTTTTAGTGCCATTTCCCCCCCCATATTACTTGTTTCCAGGGTTCTGTTTTAAGAGGATAAAATGTGGTTTAGGCTGCAGATTCCCCAATAGCTTGGTGATGCCCTGCCCTCGGCAGGGCCCTCTCAGCTGATTTAACTTGCCAGCCCTATAAAAACCCAAGATCTCGGGGAACCAGCTCACTTCCTGCAGCATCAGGCAGCTGAATTCCTGCACAGAAGGGTCtgaggggagctgcagccagcgGAAGGGAGCGTGGGAgtgggagctggagggagggaagcaaGCTGGCCTGCTTGGTGGGCATAGAGCCATCAGGCTGGCTGAGACATTGGGGAGAGAGCAACCTTGGTGGCTTCACCATAGGGCTGgttctcctttcttccctcccagcacagaaagcaaagctggCATAGGTTTAACTTCAaatggctgctctgctctccttcacAGGATGAGCTACATGTAATGAGGGCATTTGGTGCCTTCTCTTGCACCACTTCAGCACACGGCACCCACGGTGGGAATGAACTTGTTCCCACACCAGGCTTCCCAGCCATCCAGGCTGTTACTGCCTTCAAGTCATCACCTCTagcttgagaaaaaaaaaagcacattacaACCCCGCGACTAAAGATTAAGCTGTTCCGAGACTGTGCTACGTAGGCAGCCTGCAACTTTCCCTGTTTTATTAATGGAATCCATGGCATCTGCTCGGGTCCTCAGAGGcactcacagctctgccatggcaggattGCCTGACTGAAGCCACCTTCATCTGTAGGAGATCCTGGATTTATTTTCCTAGAGGTGTGGGAAGACTTGACTCCACATGCTGCTGCGCCCATCCATCCGCACTCTAATCCTGGCTTTCCTCATTTCTGCAGGTGATCTCCCTGGATCTCCGCTCCAGCCTGCcagaggggcagcagctcaATGGCCATGAGGGTGAGGGGCAGCGGGAGGAGCTCCGCTACACCCACATCCTCAACAGGGTGCTGCCACCTGACATCCGAGTGCTGGCCTGGGCCCCCGTGGGGCCAGAGTTCAGCGCCCGCTTCAGCTGCCTGAGCCGCACCTACCGGTACTTCTTCCCCTGCGCCCAGCTGGACGTGGCCCTCATGGACACCGCGGCCCAGCACTACGTGGGCACCCACGACTTCCGCAACCTCTGCAAGATGGACGTGGCCAACGGGGTGCTCAACTTCCAGAGGACGATCCTCAGCGCCAGAGTGACGTGGGTGGACAGGGGAGGAGAAGCCAGGCCACGggatcccttccagctgtgccagttcGAGGTGACAGGACAGGCATTCCTGTACCACCAAGTCCGTTGCATGATGGCCGTGCTGTTCCTCATTGGCCAGGGCATGGAGAGCCCGGATGTCATTGATGAGCTGCTGAATGTGGAGAAGAACCCTCGGAAACCACAGTACAGGTAGGGATTGGTCTGGAAAACCCAATGGGCTGCTCTTCAGAGCAACATCTGTGcctggagtgctgctggcaAGACATGCCAGCACATGAAGCAGTCTCTCGCATGGAAACAGACTGCCAGTGGCCTCACTGGAACATATCCACAAGGATCTCTGTTTTCTTGCTCTTGAGCGAAGTTTTGATAGCTGTAGTCCTTGGTATTTGGTGAAAATTAAGTTACTTTTTACTCAGAAAGGAAGTTCCATGGAGGTTAGGGCTGGTTTTTGGCAGATCCATTGTTCTTGAGCCTTTTTGTGGTCCCTcatcctgtccttgtccccagcatGGCAGTCGAGTTTCCCCTGGTCCTGTACGACTGTGAGTTCCCAGACCTGCAGTGGCTCTATGACCCAGAGGTGCAGGGCTTCAACGTGACAcatttgcagcagctctgggccagcCATGCCATCAAAACCCACGTGCTCCGGGACATGTTGGCAGGGCTGGATGCTGCTCCCGTGGCCACCAGAAAAGGTAAAGGGAATATGGGGGGAATAACTTGGAATGCACACTGACAGACAGCcaggttagatgggatattgggaagaaattcttcccagggagggtggggaggccctggcacagggtgcccagagaagctgtggctgcccctggatccctggcagtgttgaaagccaggctggacagagcttggagcagcctggggtagaggaaggtgtcccctCCTGTtgcagggggtggaatgagataagctttaaggtccattccaacaCAATCATTATGGGATTCTGGGAATTACAAAGGATTAtctgcttaagaaaaaaaaaaaaaaaaagaaagaaaaaacgACGGGATAATTAAATGTTGTTTTTCCATGATGTCACAGGTCCAGAGAGCAGCCTGGTGCCCTGGggtgagctgcagcccccactcCACAGCCAGATCAGCGGCTTCGTGGAAGGGGTCCAAGCCCGCACCTACAAGCCCCTGCTGGCCCGGCCCCGATGTGAGGGGCTGGAGGCCCGGATCGAGCATTTCGTGCGGAGGGGCCGCATCGAGCCGCCCCAgcggccggggctgccgggggaCTGGGCCGGGGAGCCCCCTGAGGGCAAGCGGGGCAGCAGCGGAGCCCCCGAGCAGCTGCCCAAGAGGATCTGTATGGACCCCGAGTGACGGGGCACCTCGGCATAGGGGCAGCAGACGCTTcacccttttttaaaattactgtaatggaaaaaaaaaaaaaaaagtgctttttcagTGCTATTTTTTATAAATCTCAAGAAAACCGGCGTAGCGGTGTTGTGTTCTGGTTTGGGGGCAATGGGAGGCGGCTCAGCGCCCCCAGCGTAGTGAGGCAGCGCTGAGGGGATGGCCGAGGCTGTACGGGCTGGGATCCCCCACCCCGCGCTCTCCCCGGTACCtccggcccggccgcgccgctCCCGCTGCTTCGTTGTAACTCGCAACTGCCGCCGAGGTTTAAACACCCCCCACGCGCCGCCATTGGCCAGCGCGCTTGTCGCTCATCAGGCGGCACCTTTCTATTGGGCGGGCCCTCCGCGGTGCTGCACCCGCGGCGCCGCCATTGGCCGGCTGAGGGACGTGGAGAAGGAGGTAGAAGATGGCGGCAGGCGGCGGCACAGCGAGGCGCTGTTGGCGGAGTGGCGTGGGGCTGGTCCAGGCCGTGCGTGGCGTTTGCAGGAGCGGACGGGCGACGGCGGCTCTGCGGGCGGAGGAGCTGGCGGAGCGGCTTCGGAAGAGTGAGGAGCAACAGCGAGAGGTGAGCGTAGTGCGGGCTGCTGGGCCTGAGGTCTCCGGACTACAACTCCCGGCGTGCACAGCGCGGGCCGGTACCGGGAGCGAGATTCGCGGGTGAGGGATCGGGtgggatgggaaaaaaacccatccagttccacccactgccaggggcagggacacccttccctagaccagggtgctcccagcGCCTTccaaacctggccttgggcactcccaAGGGTGGGGCAGTGCTCTCTGCAACTTGTGTCAGGGCCTCACTACCTTCACAGGGAACGTTTCTTCCCAGTATTTCCTCTAATTCCCTGTTTTGTCGGTGTGAAGCTATTCTCTCTtatcctgtcactccaggcccttgtcccccgtccctctccagctctcctggagccccttcaggccctgcaaggggctctgagctttccctggagccttctcctctccagataaacacccccagctctcccagcctggctccagagcagaggggctccagcccttggagcatctccgtggcctcctctgggctccagtagctccagctccttcctgtgctgggagccccgagctggagctctgcaggtggggtctcacctggggggcagaggggcagaatcccccctgccctgctgcccaggctggggatcagcccagcacaggggggttCTGGGCCAGGGCCTGTCCAGCTCTCCCCCACCTGCACCCCAAGTGCTTCTCTCAGAGCTACTCTCCATcccttcatccccagcctggattgATCCTGGGGcttgccctgacccaggtgcagcacctgcCCTTGGCCTGGTTgaacctcatgagattcccCAAGGCCACTGACTGAGCTTGTCCCAATCCCTCTGGATCCCAGGCTGTCCCTCAGTcatggagcaggagcacagggaaggcgAGCACATTCCTGCAGGTGCCAGTGCAGGTTTGTGTGAGAGCCAAGAGCTGTTTAAACCCCAGCACTGGtgtctccttctctcctcagATCCCCAAGGACCCGACACGGCGATGGCTCCGGGAACTCACTGCAATGAGCCAGCATCTGCAGCAGGTTCACCCCAATGTCCTGGCCAAGATCCTTAAGCAGAGAACTCTATACCAGAATGAGGAGATCGTGGTGATAGACAAACCTTATGGGCTCCCTGTGCATGGTGAGGGCGAGTGAGGAATGGAAATGGCTCCGTGGTGCTTTTGGGATCCTCTGTCCTTCCTGTTTTGGTGtttcccttcccagggagaGTTCCAGGGGCTTGGTCACTGTCAGATCTTGGTCACTGTCATGCCTTCCTTGGCATTTTGGGGTGATTTAGGGTGCATGGGGAGTACGAGAGGTGAGACTCCTTGCTGCCCTGGGTCACACAGGTGGCCCCGGCATCAAGAACTGCATCGCTGATGTGCTGCCCATTTTGGCCAAGATGCTGGAAAACATGAAAGCTGAGCCCCTCCACCTCTGCCACCGGTTGGACAAGGAGACCACGGGTGTGATGGTGCTGGCACGGAgcaaggaggcagcagagaagaTTCGTCTGCTCTTCAAAACCCGTCAGGTGGAGAAGATCTACTGGTAGGAAAGGCTTGAGTGAAGATGGGGGCTGTGAAAGGCCTTTAAAAAAAGGGTGAGGGGACAATCCCTGGGGTCTGGGGGCTTTGTGGAAATAGGGGGGGTGTTGTTTATCTTCCCCCTTCAGCACCATTTTATGGGACTGGATCGTGGGAaaggggctgaggggagggtTCCCCTCCTGTGAGAGCACCACCCCATAGACCTCTGCTTTCCGTTTCCAGGGCAGTTGTCCTGGGGGACCCGGACCCTGTTGAGGGCATTGTGGAGATCCCCATTGTGGAAAAGGAGGTGCAGAGCCACCAGTCCCACTACAAGGTGAGTCCTCTGTTCCCTCGGCTGCCATTCTGGCCAGGCAGGCCCAGCATCGCCTCCTGTCTCCCCCAACTCCCCCTCTCACCACCCTTCAGATGACGCTGGCTCCCAACTACCGCCTGTGTCCGGAGGATGGCAGGGTGGTGAAAGCCCGTGGGAAGCGGCACGCCGAGCGTGCGGTGACGCGCTACCGCCGGCTGGCCGCTGCCTCCGCCTGCTCActgctggagctccagcccATCACTGGTGAGTGAGGCCTGTCCCAGGGCTCAATCTGCTCTCTTTGCAGCATGCAGCAGCTTTGGAAGGAGAAACTTGTCATCAGACAAGACTTTGTCCTGTTTTTGGGACAAAGCTCTGGGaatgagccctgctggggcGATGCTTTGCTGCCAAGCTGTTTGCTGGCTGCCAGCGATTTCGGCACGGCTTTGTCCAGCACTGAGGGTGAAGCCTGGCCCAGCCGGATgtcagctttctctttttcctcttttcccctcaGGGGTGAAGCACCAGATCCGGGTTCACCTGGCCTATGGCTTGGGATGCCCCATCCTGGGGGATCACAAATACTCGCACTGGAGCAAACTGGCGCCCCAGGTAAGGCAGGTCTTGCACTGgggggcagctggagctggataCGGCCCCTTGTGTCCCCCAGCTGCTCGTGGGCTGGGGATTTCAAGTCCCAgctgaaaagctgcagttttgAAGGGAACATtttctgtccttgctgcagaagctTCCTGAGCTCACCCTGAGGAGGCTGAAGCTGGAGCAAAGCAAGGCTCGGCACCTGCCCCTGCACCTGCATgcccaccagctctgcctgcccctgggccAGCCCTTAGACTTTGTCTGCAAGCTGCCCCTCTTCTTCCAAAAAACCCTGAGGAAGCTAGAGCTGGACATCCCTAAGGACTGACGAGACAGGACTGGAATGGTGCCATGTATCTCCAGATCTCCAGCAcgtggcagcagctgtgcccacctTGGAGCCAGTGGTGGGGTGAAGCCTGCAgtctctgtgctggtgctgatgTTGCTGGATTCAGAGTGGGTGCCTACATGTGCTTCTGgcccaggaaagcagctgaaCACAATGAGGAGCCTCTAGTAGAGACGAACAAGGCTGGGTGAAAATTGGGCTTTGCCTGATTTGTGTTTTAAACTTGTGTCTGGGCAATAAAAGTTCTAGTTCCCTTGAGGGAAGGTGGTGTGTGTCTCTGTGCTCTGGCCGTGTGGGACTCAGTCCTGTGTAGGTTTGAGCAGACCTGGTTGCAGCCCCTTCTGGATTGTGGAACTGTCACTTGTCTCTCCAGAGTTGTTTAGCTCTGATTTGGAGAGTCCCTTCACTGGAAAATCCATCGAAAGTGCAATTTGGCAGTGGCTCTGgtatttttttgctgtgctgagaCTGCACAGGGAGTTCCTTGGTttggctgggctgagcagctctgagactgcccctgctctgtgctgccagcagaatTGCTGTGGGTTTCTCAGCACTGTGGTGCTGGGAAACTGTTCTGTAACTGCTCCTTCAGTTACCCTATTCCTTATTTTTAGAACCCTTTATTGGGGTCCCCTGCCCTTGGGAGCTTTCCTTGGAGACAGATCCTTCCCTCTTTGCCCTGAGAGGGAGGCAAGAAGAAGGATTGATGATTTGGGGAATTGCAGCTGATGTTCTGCCTCAAGCTTACCTCATTTGGTGTCTCCTGACCTGTCTGAGGAGCTTGGGGCTGGGCAGCAAGATGTTCTCTGGCCCCTCTGGCTGGTTTGGGTGCTGGAAAGGGCTTTTTATACCCCCCAGAGCCACTGTGTATCTGGCTGTGGCTTCTTGCTGTGGGAGGGCCCAATCCCCTGGCTACCTGCTGAAAATAGCTGGGGACCCCCATGCCCTTGGGCCACAGCGCCAGAAATCTGTTGGCTGATGAGAGAGGGACGTAAAACCACGGGGAGCCAGGAGCGGCTGCGGCCGGGCAGGAACGCTGCCCTGCAGGAATGCTGTCAGGGAGGAAAGCTGCTTTCCTagcctgctgccttccccatTTGCTGCTGCGGCTGTTGGGGTGggtttttctatttctgtttgtgAAAAGGCTTCCCCTGTAATTACGAGGTGATTTAACGCCATGCCTGAGCTGTCGTTCACAGCTGCCGGACACAGCGCTCTGCAGGCTCTCGGCAGGGACTCCTCAGCGCGGCAGGGACTCCTCAGCCCGGCAAAGTTGCTCCTCGAGCCAGCCACACCTCAGGCAGCCCTCATCAGTCTCTTCCTCACTTCAAAATGTCCCTCTCGCACACGGCTGCTGAGTACATGCTCTCTGATGCTCTGCTCCCGGATCCCAGCAGTTCCCGAGCCAAGGGCTTGCGGCTGGAGCTGCCGAGCGACCGCCTGCTGAAGTTTGTCACCGTGGGACTGCCCCTCTTCCTCGTCTCGCTGGCTTTTGCCCGGGAGTTCTCTGCTGGTGAGTTGTGGCTTTTCCAGTGTGTTCTTCAGGTCGTGGGCAGGTTTGGTTGTTGTGGCAAACCCCTCGTATTCTTGATGGTATTATGATCCAAAGCAGAACAGCCTGGAAGTCCAGTTTTAGGAGCTGTTCTGCCTCATGGGCGTTTATTGATTGTTTTTAATGGATCATAATTCATTGGGAGAGAGTGGGAACAGCTGAGCTaaccccaggagcagcactgaggcaATGCCCAGCCTCAGTTGCTTGCGCCCAGCACCTTTGGGTGCCATGGGCTTGTTtccaaggaggaggaagagaaggagaaggttGCCAGCAGCATGGAGAGATGCATTGTGACCTCAGGCTAAATCTGGCCTTGGACAAGATCTAACTGCTCTCCCTGAGGACTTGGTTTTACTCCAGTTTCTGGCTAGTTAGTCTATAATTCCCTACACTGTGTACACACTGCTACACACAAAGGGTTTGTGTTTGGGAAGAGATGGAAAAGTCCTGGCTAGaaacacagcagctccaaaaTGACCatgaaaaaggctttttttgaTTCAAAGCAATGCCTGAGATATAATTACTTTCCTGTAAGGCATTTGGTTGTGGCTTTGGAGTGTTCTTCCACCCTCCATGGCTTAGAtttgctctcctcctcctcaccccagGCTCCCAGATCAGCTGCTTCTCTCCCACCAACTTCACGGGGAAGCAGTCCGCCTACACCGACACGGCTTGCTGGGACTCCCTCATCCACCATGGCTTCGACGCCGAGGGACGTGCCGTCACCAAGTCCCTCTGGGCTCTCAAGGTAGGGTCAAAGATGGGTGCCCCTGCTGTGGCCACCCTGGATGTCCACAGCAAGAGTGACTCCACATTCTCAACGACCTTTTGTGTTCTTTGCCCAGGTCTTCCCCTACTCACTGCTGGTGGTGGCGGTGTTGATGTACCTGCCGTACCTGCTGTGGCGCTAcgctgctgcccctgccctgcactgtgACCTTCTCTTCATCATTGACGAGCTGGATAAATCCTACAACCGCTCCGTGCGCCTGGTGCAGCACATGAAGAAGGTCCAGCAGGCCAGTGCTGAGCCGGAGCAATTCTGGGAGGAGTACGAGAGGTGAGGCCAGGCCAGGTCACCGTGGCCCTTGGAGTCCCTCCATGTGGTGTTgtggctgcacccaggatggACCAGGGTAAAATGGGGGGTGGCTCTCACtccccctgtgtccctccaCCCCCAGGGCCCGCCGGGAGAGGTATTTTGAGTTCCCATTGCTGGAGCGGTACCTGACCTGCAAGCAGCACGCCCACGCCCTTGTGTTCATCTACATCCTGAggaacctgctgctgctcctcttcttGGCTGCCACCTGCCTCTACCTGGTCTTTCTCCACCTTAACATCTTCTTCCAGGATGAGTTCAGCTGCTCCATCAAAACAGGGTTGCTTGAGGCAGAGCCACACATCCCATCACTCATCCCTTGCAAGTTGGTCTTCTTCTCCGTGTTCCAGCTCATCAGCCTCTCAGTTGGCAGTGTCTATGTCCTCCTCATCCCTGTTGTCATCTACAAcgccctgcagctgtgccagtgggaCAAGGGGCTGCTCTCTGTCTATGAGATGCTGCCTGCCTTTGACCTGCTCAGTCGCAGGATGCTCACCTGCCCCCTCAACGACCTCAACGtcatccttctcttcctccgTGCCAACATCTCCGAGCTGACCTCCTTCAGCCGCCTCAACGCTGTCAGCGCCCTGAGGGAAGCCACTGCCAACAAGGAGGACATCGATACTGTCATCGACTTCATGAcgctgctggctgggctggagaccACCAAGCCCAAACATCAAGCTTGCACCCCCGAGGCCgaaggcagcacagccctctccAATGGTGCAGCCCTAGGTAGGCTTTTTGGGTAGAGACaacttcttccctcttctcttgGCTCCCACACCATTAGATCCCACCCTCAAAATGTGGCTGGACCACCTTTGCCAAGACCTTAACGGGTTTGGGG
This genomic interval carries:
- the HYLS1 gene encoding centriolar and ciliogenesis-associated protein HYLS1 is translated as MAARGGCLNLGGSCELQRSSGSGAAGPENPPSLVGTMEKVLRAEREEQLAADLSPQSSWQRCSHVPSCFQDDPYADSSIASGTQPALPMDQRETRRLMMKRKVLRHRPDGRVEVSDESPSIKSDMNTYPWNLRQSRTYRDGTISEGETETASGTLEDFLHYDEDDDWFLEDRPYSLRGDFGSDTVSERSVPVPRGRLPRGRLPRGQSLRVPAYIAPQAERVKRTDPVARLNAYRQDWERFRFPGQDSHQGLRWAMRTQMLQSGLPRRAQKHLVPNTYEVPTTKKRDSLRFGVRWDLAHCNMPRRNTTY
- the PUS3 gene encoding tRNA pseudouridine(38/39) synthase codes for the protein MAEESTATDHEQLLRRVQELEVEVKRLQEKLQEDKEGAGRREAPPASGKARKRQQRPFDFGAHSRRHVALRIAYLGWGYQGFASQENTPNTIEEKLFEALKKTRLVDDRQTSNYHRCGRTDKGVSAFGQVISLDLRSSLPEGQQLNGHEGEGQREELRYTHILNRVLPPDIRVLAWAPVGPEFSARFSCLSRTYRYFFPCAQLDVALMDTAAQHYVGTHDFRNLCKMDVANGVLNFQRTILSARVTWVDRGGEARPRDPFQLCQFEVTGQAFLYHQVRCMMAVLFLIGQGMESPDVIDELLNVEKNPRKPQYSMAVEFPLVLYDCEFPDLQWLYDPEVQGFNVTHLQQLWASHAIKTHVLRDMLAGLDAAPVATRKGPESSLVPWGELQPPLHSQISGFVEGVQARTYKPLLARPRCEGLEARIEHFVRRGRIEPPQRPGLPGDWAGEPPEGKRGSSGAPEQLPKRICMDPE
- the RPUSD4 gene encoding pseudouridylate synthase RPUSD4, mitochondrial, encoding MAAGGGTARRCWRSGVGLVQAVRGVCRSGRATAALRAEELAERLRKSEEQQREIPKDPTRRWLRELTAMSQHLQQVHPNVLAKILKQRTLYQNEEIVVIDKPYGLPVHGGPGIKNCIADVLPILAKMLENMKAEPLHLCHRLDKETTGVMVLARSKEAAEKIRLLFKTRQVEKIYWAVVLGDPDPVEGIVEIPIVEKEVQSHQSHYKMTLAPNYRLCPEDGRVVKARGKRHAERAVTRYRRLAAASACSLLELQPITGVKHQIRVHLAYGLGCPILGDHKYSHWSKLAPQKLPELTLRRLKLEQSKARHLPLHLHAHQLCLPLGQPLDFVCKLPLFFQKTLRKLELDIPKD
- the PANX3 gene encoding pannexin-3 gives rise to the protein MSLSHTAAEYMLSDALLPDPSSSRAKGLRLELPSDRLLKFVTVGLPLFLVSLAFAREFSAGSQISCFSPTNFTGKQSAYTDTACWDSLIHHGFDAEGRAVTKSLWALKVFPYSLLVVAVLMYLPYLLWRYAAAPALHCDLLFIIDELDKSYNRSVRLVQHMKKVQQASAEPEQFWEEYERARRERYFEFPLLERYLTCKQHAHALVFIYILRNLLLLLFLAATCLYLVFLHLNIFFQDEFSCSIKTGLLEAEPHIPSLIPCKLVFFSVFQLISLSVGSVYVLLIPVVIYNALQLCQWDKGLLSVYEMLPAFDLLSRRMLTCPLNDLNVILLFLRANISELTSFSRLNAVSALREATANKEDIDTVIDFMTLLAGLETTKPKHQACTPEAEGSTALSNGAALEPKPGVEMMGKASRDSLGSA